ACTCTTACAGGTGATGCATTTTTAGGTAATTTATCTAAAGCTACATAATCACCGGCAGCTTTTAATTCTGCTCTTTTGCTAGCATATTTTTTTACCAACTCCCTTCTTTTTCTGTCTCTAACAATTACTGATAGTTTTGCCATTATTTTTTAGTCATTTTGATTTTTAAAAGGGAAACCTATTTCTTTTAAAAGATGATAAGCTTCTTTATCTGTTTTTGCAGTAGTAACAATAGTAACATCTAAACCTGTTATTTTTCCTACTTTGTCAAGATTGATTTCAGGGAATACAATGCTTTCTAATATTCCCATAGAGAAATTCCCCCTACCGTCAAAACCTTTGTCGCTAATACCTTTAAAGTCTCGTACACGAGGAAGTACAATTGAAATAAATCTTTCTACAAATTCCCACATCATATCACCTCTCAAGGTTACTTTTGCACCAATTGGCATTCCTTCTCTTAATTTGAAATTTGAAATTGATTTTCGAGCATAAGTAGGAACTGCTTTTTGACCGGTA
This region of Bacteroidota bacterium genomic DNA includes:
- the rpsN gene encoding 30S ribosomal protein S14, giving the protein MAKLSVIVRDRKRRELVKKYASKRAELKAAGDYVALDKLPKNASPVRVRNRCQITGRPRAYSRKFGVSRHVFRELALAGKVPGVKKASW
- the rplE gene encoding 50S ribosomal protein L5, producing MKITPEYRKKYNEKVRPALIKELGYVNEMEIPQIVKVSLNRRVGEAVTDKKLVDKAVEELEVITGQKAVPTYARKSISNFKLREGMPIGAKVTLRGDMMWEFVERFISIVLPRVRDFKGISDKGFDGRGNFSMGILESIVFPEINLDKVGKITGLDVTIVTTAKTDKEAYHLLKEIGFPFKNQND